Proteins from a single region of Plasmodium brasilianum strain Bolivian I chromosome 13, whole genome shotgun sequence:
- a CDS encoding mini-chromosome maintenance complex-binding protein: MNVLKQIDECFMNYTKIYGNEEIDSYWDEGIVVNKYIKLGNNRKKNEAEKNEGGHNVEIKHVEAKEVVMNQVVKNEMGKSGARENCVHTKEGDQCSFAEEPSFVEESMNCNEKKGTKSNLNEKYCCTNELTSKKDSHGMNVKKKKENLFVCSDLVERCLCINTIENLEELKDATLVRWTCMVQQIISPESYLGIYKLRNKINGELILKSSKYKDYIDTDDNWEIIEDNGKKHIGEYYELNFEKCYREEDAKLNKEVEEGAINQKACENMQNAENKKTDVNINDNQKKEDYLKKDYAFQDYNDTYFYENDNNFKKYWKRYLFLGTNIPGSKSSWCKELYEYSSYHSNCENFLKNKNDFVKIENATNTENIANIECISNYNTCSNSSTDISSCLHSNNCSRNSSNYSGAHNINLLQEKYICSSEMCNLEEGINTHCKETKEIILNSSTQSREEEPEEGDFTCKRNKIRCILKIYDDNSQYNGTNEKDFLKLNDVIEVIGIYRKRQIKDYDDCKKNFNFYFYYDQNFLKYPCIHVFQYTKINYFNPINNCILFTNELSNILEKGPFKTVSELRKHLLIYISTSLFHDLLVSHYFFFYLCGSYIKNNKLKLGKISLNLFNISSNEGSDVSPTGLSAHPRTKETTDEPTDLKNDQNNQFSQTTTKEKIIEKELNEKLNNPERAKKVYCSQINESKLHAEEFKSEQNNSSFDSSRKLNKMNKMNEMYKMNEMNEMNEMYKMNKMNKMNKMNKMNKMNKMNKMIKSLVPLHRYIPLFLNKLSNEYLVSVMNHRNGELKKGKLQLANNTYVVFDECVLDAGKLNHISKKNFHCIERLVTSQEIPHIFNTDITFETQFNILILSKKKSMFSNYVDITIPIYHKKKMEKLNENKSNHYSSRDSYGKEKNNLSKENIGKNENDTKNIIRDNKNSEHVYNYEGHSNSTFSTEFINTYEDYKPSESELIQFRRYINYILLKNDSAKIHEDMTNYITDSFVALRQKSKDINQFVLNSWICMSRILAFSEGCNEINKDHWNYIMKLESERRLRLSHLSKIYI, from the coding sequence atgaacGTATTAAAGCAAATTGACGAGTGTTTTATGAAttacacaaaaatatatggcAATGAGGAAATTGACTCCTACTGGGATGAAGGTATTGTAGtcaataaatacataaaactTGGAAATAATCGAAAAAAGAATGAAGCAGAAAAGAACGAAGGGGGTCATAATGTAGAGATAAAGCACGTAGAGGCGAAAGAAGTAGTAATGAATCAAGTGGTGAAGAACGAAATGGGAAAAAGCGGAGCGCGGGAAAATTGCGTACACACGAAGGAGGGGGATCAGTGTAGTTTCGCTGAGGAACCTTCCTTTGTAGAAGAATCAATGAAttgtaatgaaaaaaagggtACCAAGTCAAATTTAAATGAGAAATATTGTTGTACGAATGAGTTAACTTCGAAAAAGGACTCGCATGGGAtgaatgttaaaaaaaaaaaggaaaatttatttgtttgtagCGACTTAGTAGAAAGATGTTTGTGTATAAATACCATTGAGAATTTAGAAGAACTAAAAGATGCCACTTTAGTTAGGTGGACCTGTATGGTTCAGCAAATTATTTCACCAGAAAGTTATTTaggaatttataaattaagaaataaaataaatggagAGCTTATATTAAAGAGCTCAAAATATAAAGACTATATTGATACGGATGATAACTGGGAAATAATAGAAGATAATGGCAAAAAACATATAGGGGAATATTACgaattaaattttgaaaaatgttaTAGAGAAGAAGATGCCAAATTGAATAAAGAAGTAGAAGAAGGAGCAATAAATCAGAAGGCATGCGAGAATATGCAGAATGCAGAGAACAAAAAGACAGAcgtaaatattaatgataatcaaaagaaagaagattatctaaaaaaagattatgcTTTCCAAGATTATAATGATAcctatttttatgaaaacgataataattttaaaaaatactgGAAGaggtatttatttttaggtACTAATATTCCAGGTAGTAAAAGCTCTTGGTGCAAAGAATTGTATGAGTATTCTTCGTATCATAGTAAttgtgaaaattttttaaaaaataaaaacgatttcgtaaaaattgaaaatgcTACAAATACTGAGAATATTGCGAATATTGAATGTATTTCTAATTATAATACCTGCTCAAATTCTTCTACTGATATTTCTAGTTGCCTGCACAGTAATAATTGTAGTCGCAATAGTAGTAATTACAGCGGTGCTCATAACATAAATCTGTTacaggaaaaatatatttgtagcAGTGAAATGTGCAATTTGGAAGAAGGCATAAATACACATTGTAAAGAAACTAAAGAAATTATCTTAAATAGTAGTACACAAAGTAGGGAGGAAGAACCAGAAGAAGGCGATTTTACGtgtaaaaggaataaaattaGATGTATTCTAAAAATATACGATGATAATAGCCAATACAACggaacaaatgaaaaagattTCTTAAAACTGAATGATGTAATTGAAGTGATCGGAATATACCGTAAACGTCAAATTAAGGATTATGATGATTGTAAAAagaatttcaatttttatttttattatgaccAAAACTTTTTAAAGTATCCTTGTATTCACGTATTCCAATATACGAAGATTAACTATTTCAACCCGataaataattgtatattatttactaaTGAACTCTCAAATATTCTAGAAAAAGGTCCATTTAAAACCGTCAGTGAGCTAAGGAAACACCTGCTCATCTATATTTCCACTTCCTTATTTCATGATTTGTTGGTTTCTCAttactttttcttctatttatgtggtagttatataaaaaataataagttaAAGTTGGGGAAAATTAGTTTAAACCTTTTTAACATATCATCAAATGAGGGATCAGATGTATCGCCAACGGGATTATCAGCTCACCCTAGAACTAAGGAAACAACTGATGAACCAACTGATTTGAAAAATGATCAGAATAATCAATTTTCGCAAACTACTACAAAAGAGAAGATAATTGAGAAAGAACTAAATGAAAAACTTAATAATCCGGAACGTGCGAAAAAGGTGTATTGTTCCCAAATAAATGAAAGCAAATTACATGCAGAAGAATTTAAGAGCgaacaaaataattcttCTTTTGACAGCTCAAGAAAAttgaacaaaatgaacaaaatgaacgAAATGTACAAAATGAACGAAATGAACGAAATGAACGAAATGtacaaaatgaacaaaatgaacaaaatgaacaaaatgaacaaaatgaacaaaatgaacaaaatgaacaaaatgattAAAAGCTTAGTTCCCCTCCATAGATACATCCCCCTTTTTCTAAACAAACTAAGCAACGAATATTTAGTATCAGTCATGAATCATCGTAATGGTGagttaaaaaaaggaaaacttCAATTAGCAAATAATACTTATGTAGTATTTGATGAATGTGTGTTAGATGCTGGTAAGCTGAACCACATtagtaaaaagaattttcaCTGTATAGAAAGATTAGTCACGTCTCAAGAAATTCCTCATATATTTAACACAGATATTACTTTCGAAACTCAGTttaacatattaattttgtcAAAAAAGAAGTCCATGTTTTCAAATTACGTTGATATAACTATTCCTATAtatcacaaaaaaaagatggaaaaactaaatgaaaataaaagtaaccATTATTCTAGTAGGGACTCGTATGGAAaggaaaagaataatttaagcaaagaaaatattggaaaaaacgaaaatgatacaaaaaatataattagagataataaaaatagtgaaCATGTGTACAATTATGAAGGACACTCGAATAGCACCTTTTCAACTGAATTTATTAACACTTATGAGGATTACAAACCAAGTGAAAGTGAACTAATTCAATTTAGGagatacataaattatatattattaaaaaatgattctGCAAAAATTCATGAGGACATGACAAATTACATTACTGATTCTTTTGTTGCCCTTAGACAGAAAAGTAAAGACATAAACCAATTCGTTTTAAATTCTTGGATATGCATGTCTAGAATTTTAGCCTTTTCAGAGGGTTgcaatgaaataaataaagaccATTGGAATTACATAATGAAACTGGAAAGTGAAAGAAGATTAAGGCTCAGTCATTTAagcaaaatttatatttaa
- a CDS encoding p1/s1 nuclease → MIRLVLLYGILFIKSIAGWSDEPHMIISQIAYDILTPHHQSILDRIFEKSYDDKLRSPITGAVWPDAIKPVDPRRAPYQFSVRRNEILDIFNDWHYVKEPYNPTGIYLSPYDMYAHKGKNTASGITKHIYKTLVGVGRRNLTGTYYSYNFYLRFFIHVFGDIHQPLHTINFFNSHLTSGDKGGNLITVTFGKLVGNIHYLCDNVFNSRKKKWFNSTPQDIKKLADQLTTTYPRTLFPRQLRIPSDKVSYIDEIVSESHRLAIDYVYRQLPAPILTKCRQFPIPKHFITQLKKILNKQIAIAGYRLAEYLKDILDNVPSDL, encoded by the coding sequence ATGATTAGGTTAGTGTTGCTTTATggaatactttttattaaaagtataGCTGGCTGGTCAGATGAGCCTCACATGATAATAAGTCAAATTGCGTATGATATTTTAACTCCTCATCACCAGAGCATTCTTGATAGAATTTTTGAGAAAAGTTATGATGACAAATTGAGAAGTCCAATAACGGGTGCAGTATGGCCAGATGCTATAAAACCAGTAGATCCCAGAAGAGCTCCTTATCAATTCAGTGTTAgaagaaatgaaattttaGATATTTTTAACGACTGGCATTATGTTAAGGAGCCATATAATCCTACcggtatatatttaagtccTTATgatatgtatgcacataaaggaaaaaatactGCTTCTGGTATAACAAAACATATCTATAAAACTTTAGTAGGTGTTGGAAGAAGGAATCTCACAGGAAcatattattcttataatttttatttaagatTTTTCATTCATGTATTTGGTGATATTCATCAACCATTACATACAATAAACTTCTTTAATTCACATCTAACAAGTGGTGATAAGGGAGGAAACCTTATCACTGTAACTTTTGGAAAACTTGTAggaaatatacattatttatgtGACAATGTTTTTAACtcaagaaaaaagaaatggtTTAATTCTACTCCACAAGATATAAAGAAGTTAGCAGATCAATTAACGACAACTTATCCACGTACTTTATTTCCAAGACAGTTAAGAATTCCAAGTGATAAAGTATCATACATAGATGAAATAGTAAGCGAATCGCACCGTTTAGCCATTGATTATGTTTATAGACAATTACCAGCCCCCATTTTAACTAAATGTAGGCAATTTCCAATCCCTAAACATTTTATAACCCAATTAAAAAAGATCTTGAACAAACAAATTGCTATAGCTGGTTATAGATTAGCAGAGTACTTAAAGGACATACTTGACAACGTTCCCAGTGATTTGTAA
- a CDS encoding p1/s1 nuclease yields MNKETVCYLLFFLIFAKRITCWSDEGHMLSTAIAYEGLTKEEKLILEKIFKNYKEDKDFNDPIYASIWADHIKPFDIHYPNNIRRSGGIDLMNKWHYIDTPYNPLNVRINIFQEYYYKNTDNALTVLKRIFKLLKSIKRKENFGTFFSYNFNLRYFIHIFGDIHQPLHVITFYNNNFINGDNGGRDINILYKNKVENLHYLCDCVFHSRRKKWPTVTPKEVIKEAKSLMNLYPPEYFGNRLKNDLNEYEYLDFIISDSYNKCVHSIYYNFPHETLNKNTSYDVTNFFVVNLKKTLNEQIVLGGYRLTHYLKVIIANIPPDLVNTNKYMK; encoded by the coding sequence ATGAATAAGGAGACAGTTTGTTACttgctattttttcttatatttgcTAAAAGAATTACATGCTGGTCGGATGAAGGGCATATGCTATCAACTGCCATTGCATATGAAGGACTGACTAAAGAAGAGAAGctaattttagaaaaaatttttaagaattacAAAGAGGATAAAGATTTTAATGATCCTATATACGCCTCTATATGGGCTGATCATATAAAACCCTTTGATATTCATTATCCTAATAATATAAGAAGATCAGGAGGTATAGACTTAATGAATAAATGGCATTATATTGATACACCTTATAACCCACTCAATGttcgtataaatatatttcaagaatattattataagaatACAGACAATGCATTAACAGTATTAAAACGCATTTTTAAGTtgttaaaaagtataaaaagaaaagaaaatttcggtacttttttttcgtataattttaatttaaggtattttattcatatttttggtGATATTCATCAACCATTACATgttataactttttataataataatttcataaatGGAGATAATGGAGGAAGagacattaatatattatataaaaataaagtagaGAATTTGCATTATTTATGTGATTGTGTTTTTCACTCAAGAAGAAAGAAATGGCCAACAGTAACACCAAAAGAAGTAATAAAAGAAGCAAAATCTTTAATGAACCTATATCCTCCTGAGTATTTTGGAAAtagattaaaaaatgatttaaatgaatatgaatatcttgattttataataagtgatagttataataaatgCGTTCATAGTATCTATTATAATTTCCCACATGaaacattaaataaaaatacttcaTATGAtgtaacaaatttttttgtcgttaatttaaagaaaactTTGAACGAACAAATTGTGTTAGGTGGATATAGATTAACacattatttaaaagttaTCATTGCTAATATTCCCCCAGATCTtgttaatacaaataaatatatgaagtgA
- a CDS encoding hypothetical protein (conserved Plasmodium protein) gives MSYKYTRISVRRKVEVVNFLKIYMSKDEPKLRKKLNTTIILKRNKFLKGHSLKLRCKHDLLIGDNNNNTNLEREKKKDLFLGENKNGRMDDENTGKDLRGKMGDSEKGLKKKKKKRKRKKIKKEQEKEIEKAKDEKGEKEEEKCKKKESKIINKDLLNNIKENETQNTRSDTSNELEDENFNLLNQFKAHEDNTLVSELTPAKSKELINCASFKKLMVELNLKEKDVLRLIKKNENSVSTLINQNLTLEQIKNKAQNQEAQNEELFGTFMNNDSSKIGNIINFKKVSKEYKEIIREVILLFLGKKVKFSEIIKQMGEKICDMNNYCLSILRENILFKELNNETLNEIIKKSVLIGHLNEKFSNDAQNFEWTRQIENYIFDSINNANFKVKEISYSSNTINISVTCIKNVSMDSNEYDDIECSIQSSLRQYEKANNLDILSFFKILVNIS, from the coding sequence atgtCTTACAAATATACCCGTATTAGTGTAAGAAGAAAAGTAGAAGTTGtcaattttttgaaaatatatatgtcgAAGGATGAACCAAAAttgaggaaaaaattaaatacaacgattatattaaaaaggaataaattcTTAAAAGGACACAGTTTAAAGTTAAGATGTAAGCATGACTTGTTGATAggtgataataataacaacacTAATTTGGagagagagaaaaaaaaagacctTTTTTTaggggaaaataaaaatgggaGAATGGATGATGAAAACACTGGCAAAGATCTTCGTGGAAAAATGGGTGATAGCGAGAAAggattaaagaaaaaaaaaaaaaaaagaaaaaggaaaaaaattaaaaaagaacaggaaaaagaaatagaaaaagcaaaagatGAAAAAGGGGAAAAGGAAGAGGAAAAGTGTAAAAAGAAggaaagtaaaataataaataaggatttattaaataacatCAAGGAAAATGAAACACAAAATACGAGAAGTGACACTTCAAACGAATTAGAAGATGAAAACTTTAATTTGTTGAATCAATTCAAGGCACATGAAGATAATACATTAGTTAGCGAACTAACTCCAGCAAAAAGTAAAGAACTTATAAATTGTGcttcttttaaaaagttaatgGTAGagttaaatttaaaagaaaaagatgttTTAcgcttaataaaaaaaaatgaaaacagtGTCTCAACTTTGATTAATCAGAATTTAACTttagaacaaataaaaaataaagcacaGAATCAAGAAGCACAGAATGAAGAATTATTTGGTACTTTTATGAATAATGATAGTTCAAAAATaggtaatattattaattttaaaaaagtaagtaaagaatataaagaaattattagaGAAGTTATACTCCTTTTTTTAgggaaaaaagtaaaatttagtgaaataataaaacaaatggGCGAAAAAATATGTGACATGAATAATTATTGTCTCTCTATTTTaagagaaaatattttatttaaagaattaaataatgaaacactcaatgaaataattaaaaagtcTGTATTAATAGGACacttaaatgaaaaattttcaaacGATGCTCAAAATTTTGAATGGACTAGACAAATAGAAAACTATATTTTTGATTCCATAAACAATGCCAATTTTAAAGTAAAGGAAATTTCCTACTCCAGTAACACCATAAATATAAGTGTAACATGTATCAAAAATGTCTCTATGGATTCTAATGAATATGATGATATAGAATGTTCCATACAAAGCTCCTTAAGGCAATATGAAAAAGCTAATAACTTAGAtattctttcctttttcaaaATTCTAGTGAACATTTCTTGA